The window TCACCAGATACAATAAAAATTATAGTATTAGGATTAATAGCATTCTCCCTAGGGACAGCAGCAGGAGTGTTATTTGGACGAATAATGTATAAAACTTCAGGAGGAAAGGTTAATCCTATGATAGGTGCAGCAGGGGTATCAGCAGTGCCAATGGCGGCAAGAGTAGTACAAAAAGTAGGCCAAGAAGAAAATCCAAGTAACTTCTTGCTTATGCATGCAATGGGACCAAATGTAGCAGGTGTAATAGGGTCTGCTGTAGCAGCAGGACTTTTATTAATGTTTTTCGGTGGATAATAATAGACGGTAGAGGAAAATTTATTCCTCTTCCGTTATTATATATGTTAATATAATAATAGCTAGCATCCTATAAGGAGCTAGACAGGAGTGATAATTGTTTTTATTTGTTTAAACAACGACTAGTATCCCAATATAAGGAACTAGAACGGAGGTATATATATGATGACATGTAAAAAAAGATTTACATTGAGAAAGCTAGTAATAACAGGAATTCTTGGAGGGATTTCAGCTATTTTAGGATTGACTCCTTTAGGCTTTATTCCAGTAGGATTAACAAAAGCAACTATAATGCATATTCCAGTAATTATTGGGGCTATTATGGAAGGTCCCTTAGTAGGTGGGTTAGTAGGATTAATATTTGGTTTATTTAGTATGTTTCAAGCACTAACTAATCCTACACCTATTTCTTTTGTGTTCTTAAATCCTTTAGTGTCAATATTGCCAAGAGTTCTTATTGGTATAGTTTCCTACTATGTGTACAAATTATTCAAAACATTAGGTAAGAAAACTTCATCAATAATAATATATGCAATATGGGGTGGTATTACGGCTTATTTAGTTAAGGTTTTGGTAGCTGGTATATTGAATAAATCTAATATTGGTATGTTA is drawn from Tissierellales bacterium and contains these coding sequences:
- a CDS encoding ECF transporter S component; translated protein: MMTCKKRFTLRKLVITGILGGISAILGLTPLGFIPVGLTKATIMHIPVIIGAIMEGPLVGGLVGLIFGLFSMFQALTNPTPISFVFLNPLVSILPRVLIGIVSYYVYKLFKTLGKKTSSIIIYAIWGGITAYLVKVLVAGILNKSNIGMLIVNGVLIVVNLFAGLYIYKGIREKAAEVAVSAALGTLTNTVGVLLSIYLLYGQQFVEAMELDSNTANKVILGIGITNGIPEMIVAIIIVTSVVAGLNKRR
- a CDS encoding sodium ion-translocating decarboxylase subunit beta, with amino-acid sequence KIKMEQLRTVSKKEKIIFPILVTVFVVLLLPSAAPLIGMLMLGNLFRESGVVSRLTQTAENELINIVTIFLGVTVGATASAQAFLSPDTIKIIVLGLIAFSLGTAAGVLFGRIMYKTSGGKVNPMIGAAGVSAVPMAARVVQKVGQEENPSNFLLMHAMGPNVAGVIGSAVAAGLLLMFFGG